One segment of Theobroma cacao cultivar B97-61/B2 chromosome 9, Criollo_cocoa_genome_V2, whole genome shotgun sequence DNA contains the following:
- the LOC18589643 gene encoding uncharacterized protein LOC18589643, with protein MARYYRDSFLDYLSLPPLHLCFFVSILFFVLGFSWYINYESMFEDFINQLKFFLMLSPVVLLLLIHCFSGSVPFLIPLPEQDSLHRTGGSPWGVALLLVFLLYMISYQSSFHERWFPLGTK; from the coding sequence ATGGCTAGATACTACAGAGATTCATTCTTAGACTATCTGTCCCTTCCACCTCTCCACCTATGTTTCTTTGTTTCCATCCTCTTTTTTGTACTGGGTTTTTCCTGGTACATAAACTACGAGTCCATGTTTGAGGATTTCATCAACCAGCTGAAATTCTTCCTCATGCTGTCCCCGGTTGTTCTGCTGCTTCTCATTCACTGCTTCTCAGGGAGCGTTCCTTTCCTTATTCCACTGCCGGAACAAGATTCACTTCACAGAACAGGAGGGTCGCCATGGGGGGTGGCGCTTTTGCTTGTGTTCCTTCTATATATGATCTCTTATCAATCTTCTTTTCATGAGCGTTGGTTCCCATTGGGGACTAAATAA